A single region of the Planctomycetaceae bacterium genome encodes:
- a CDS encoding LOG family protein encodes MREKVVTIFGTSKAKEGDEVFNLAYQFGKLCAEAGFVIANGGYKGIMTASAKGAKLACGKTIGVTCTAFGKKGPNEFITDNIITENLTQRVGKLVEIGDAYAVLPGGTGTLLELAEIWESANKGFVKPAKPIILLGDFWTPLVELMAKDDPGCKNYIVQAEDAEKAVEILQGIWK; translated from the coding sequence ATGAGAGAAAAAGTCGTAACAATATTCGGGACAAGCAAAGCCAAAGAAGGCGATGAGGTTTTTAATCTTGCTTACCAATTCGGCAAGCTCTGCGCGGAGGCGGGATTTGTAATCGCTAACGGCGGGTACAAGGGCATAATGACCGCAAGCGCCAAAGGCGCGAAACTTGCCTGCGGAAAAACCATCGGCGTTACCTGCACGGCTTTCGGCAAAAAAGGGCCAAACGAATTCATCACAGACAACATTATCACAGAAAACCTTACGCAAAGAGTCGGCAAATTAGTCGAAATAGGCGATGCTTACGCTGTTTTGCCCGGCGGGACAGGCACACTTTTAGAGCTTGCGGAAATCTGGGAATCGGCAAACAAAGGCTTTGTAAAACCGGCCAAACCGATTATACTGTTAGGCGATTTCTGGACGCCATTAGTGGAACTGATGGCCAAAGACGACCCCGGCTGCAAAAACTATATCGTACAGGCCGAGGACGCCGAAAAAGCAGTCGAAATATTACAGGGAATTTGGAAATGA